One segment of Deltaproteobacteria bacterium DNA contains the following:
- a CDS encoding ABC transporter substrate-binding protein, with protein sequence MPHRLKSIVFVLALVAASANGAFNARAELFRVALSTKDFGYLPLFVGMRAGLFAQENLEIQWIVVNSNVVVTALLAGEIDVAGIAGSSMRAAARGAPLKANFFPYDKSLFVLMGAPNIKRVQDLKGKVIGTTGPGATTEVAASMVLQHHGMDPKKDVTFMTIGGAETSIVAMRNGIIHARAFNPDAAYIMKKQGFNELGVLADMGPWPWAGYSTSDALLANRRDKLKRWTRAMVKSLQFMLNRKEDTYKFAQADFSHSRDVIEGAANICIKAIDAVNPGGATDDAMRKNIDLTITQPLKLPASPPMTQLVDFSLLREIHKELGIPGRK encoded by the coding sequence GTGCCGCACCGACTTAAATCAATTGTTTTCGTTTTAGCCCTCGTCGCGGCGTCCGCCAACGGAGCATTCAATGCCCGCGCTGAACTATTCCGTGTCGCGCTCTCGACCAAAGACTTCGGTTACCTGCCGCTGTTCGTCGGCATGCGTGCCGGCTTGTTCGCCCAGGAGAATCTGGAAATTCAGTGGATTGTCGTCAACAGCAACGTCGTGGTCACTGCGCTGCTCGCCGGCGAGATCGATGTCGCCGGCATCGCCGGATCGTCGATGCGCGCGGCGGCGCGCGGCGCGCCGTTGAAAGCCAATTTTTTCCCCTACGATAAATCGCTCTTTGTATTGATGGGCGCGCCCAACATCAAGCGCGTGCAAGATTTGAAAGGCAAGGTGATCGGCACCACCGGCCCGGGCGCCACCACCGAGGTCGCTGCCTCCATGGTCTTGCAGCACCACGGCATGGACCCAAAAAAAGATGTCACCTTCATGACCATCGGCGGCGCGGAAACTTCCATCGTCGCCATGCGCAACGGCATCATTCACGCTCGCGCCTTCAATCCCGACGCCGCCTACATCATGAAGAAACAGGGCTTCAACGAGCTCGGCGTGCTCGCCGACATGGGCCCATGGCCCTGGGCCGGCTATTCCACTTCCGACGCGCTCCTGGCCAACCGGCGCGACAAACTTAAACGCTGGACCCGGGCGATGGTGAAGAGCTTGCAGTTCATGCTCAACCGCAAAGAAGACACTTACAAATTCGCCCAGGCGGATTTTTCCCACTCGCGCGATGTCATCGAAGGCGCGGCGAATATTTGCATCAAAGCGATCGATGCCGTCAATCCCGGAGGCGCCACCGACGACGCCATGCGCAAAAATATCGATTTGACTATCACCCAGCCGTTAAAACTGCCGGCCAGCCCGCCGATGACGCAACTGGTCGACTTCTCCTTGCTAAGGGAAATCCACAAAGAGCTTGGCATCCCAGGACGAAAATGA
- a CDS encoding extracellular solute-binding protein, which translates to MTRNVVSAIFAAILLLAPYKVQAQSTEAKLAALEKFLPAERQQRLLDAAKAEGEAVIYANMDVTAMKPLADGFMKKYPAVKATSVHFSGAAIITRIESESRVGKPMSDVVLSGQLGVLASIEKRIAMRYRSPERESLRDNFKDKDGLWTAYMTNVMVSAYNTRLVKKEELPRSVEDLLKPRWKNKLVMDSQSYVWFGTMMQYLGEENGLRFMKRLNEQNLQHSRGRRLMTQLLAAGEHDLAVETNLNSVLSLSKQGAPLAFAPSQPYFLSPSLMFMSANAPHPFAGALFSDYLLSEEGQKIIVTTNRMPAHPKVKSPESQLLEGQDVRMPDIFDIGRRYQLIGNRYREIFPGAR; encoded by the coding sequence ATGACCCGAAACGTCGTCAGCGCAATTTTCGCCGCGATCTTGCTGCTCGCACCCTACAAAGTTCAAGCGCAGAGCACTGAAGCCAAGCTTGCGGCGTTGGAAAAATTTTTGCCGGCCGAACGCCAGCAACGTTTGCTCGACGCCGCGAAAGCCGAAGGTGAAGCGGTGATCTACGCCAACATGGACGTCACCGCGATGAAACCGCTCGCCGACGGCTTCATGAAAAAATATCCCGCGGTCAAGGCCACTAGCGTGCATTTCTCCGGCGCCGCGATCATTACCCGGATCGAATCCGAAAGCCGTGTCGGCAAACCCATGTCCGATGTCGTCCTGAGCGGCCAGTTGGGCGTGCTGGCATCCATCGAAAAGCGCATCGCCATGCGCTACCGCTCGCCGGAGCGGGAATCCTTGCGCGATAACTTCAAGGACAAAGACGGCCTGTGGACCGCCTACATGACCAACGTCATGGTCAGCGCCTACAACACCCGCTTAGTGAAAAAAGAAGAACTGCCGCGCAGCGTCGAAGATTTGTTGAAGCCGCGCTGGAAAAATAAACTGGTGATGGACAGCCAGTCCTACGTTTGGTTCGGCACCATGATGCAGTACCTCGGAGAAGAAAACGGCCTGCGCTTCATGAAGCGCTTGAACGAGCAAAATCTACAGCACTCCCGCGGCCGCCGCTTGATGACCCAACTGCTCGCCGCCGGCGAACACGACCTGGCGGTGGAAACCAATTTGAATTCGGTCTTGAGCTTGAGCAAGCAAGGCGCACCGCTCGCTTTCGCGCCGAGCCAACCGTACTTTCTCAGCCCAAGCTTGATGTTCATGAGCGCCAACGCGCCCCATCCCTTCGCCGGCGCGTTGTTTAGCGATTATCTGCTCTCCGAAGAAGGCCAGAAGATTATCGTCACGACAAATAGAATGCCCGCCCACCCGAAAGTAAAATCGCCGGAGAGCCAATTATTGGAAGGCCAAGATGTGCGCATGCCGGACATTTTCGATATAGGACGACGCTATCAACTGATCGGCAACCGCTACCGGGAGATTTTTCCCGGCGCACGATGA
- a CDS encoding extracellular solute-binding protein, producing MMMLRSTLVLFVLSVLFSLARAEDEVVLYSSLNNEQIVTLVDAFKKKYPAIKPSFYRGTSERVLQRASTEAKAGRFAVDVLTSAGFQVQLMKETGLTQRFVPLEAAAYDEGFKDPDGHWVNVHSLLNSMAYNTQHVKSNEAPKKYEDLLAPRWKGRIGVNLLDPEWYVSLQRRWGKDKARNYLKALAAQQPALRDGHNITAQLLAAGEFHVVSNTYAHIAARIKGQGGPVQYVFDEPVITYVHPIALAKGAPHPGAGKLLIGFILSVEGQRMLRKQGRIPSHRDIDPQIFSLRNVKLQASDPRQAKEYGPAGEEFRAIFGAR from the coding sequence GTGATGATGCTGCGATCGACCTTGGTCCTATTCGTCCTATCTGTCCTATTCTCCTTAGCCCGCGCCGAGGACGAGGTCGTTCTCTACAGCTCACTCAACAACGAGCAGATCGTCACGCTGGTCGACGCCTTCAAGAAAAAATATCCGGCGATCAAGCCGTCCTTCTACCGCGGCACCAGCGAACGCGTCTTACAGCGCGCCAGCACCGAAGCGAAAGCCGGCCGCTTCGCCGTCGATGTCCTCACCTCCGCGGGATTTCAGGTGCAGTTAATGAAAGAGACCGGTCTCACCCAGCGTTTCGTGCCGCTGGAAGCCGCGGCCTATGACGAAGGCTTTAAAGATCCCGATGGCCATTGGGTCAACGTTCACTCGCTGCTCAACTCCATGGCGTATAACACCCAGCATGTGAAATCGAATGAAGCGCCGAAGAAATACGAAGATCTTTTGGCGCCGCGCTGGAAAGGCCGCATCGGCGTCAATCTTTTAGACCCCGAGTGGTACGTCAGCCTGCAGCGGCGCTGGGGCAAGGACAAAGCGCGAAATTATTTGAAAGCGCTCGCCGCTCAACAACCGGCATTGCGCGACGGTCACAACATCACGGCGCAACTTCTAGCCGCCGGCGAATTTCACGTCGTCAGCAACACCTACGCTCACATTGCCGCGCGCATCAAGGGCCAAGGCGGCCCGGTGCAATATGTTTTCGACGAGCCGGTGATTACCTACGTCCATCCCATCGCGTTGGCCAAAGGCGCGCCCCATCCGGGCGCTGGCAAACTGCTGATCGGCTTCATTCTATCCGTAGAAGGACAACGCATGTTGCGCAAGCAGGGACGAATCCCCAGTCATCGCGACATCGACCCGCAAATTTTCTCCCTGCGCAACGTGAAACTACAAGCAAGCGATCCGCGCCAAGCGAAAGAATATGGTCCAGCGGGCGAAGAGTTCCGCGCAATCTTCGGCGCGCGATAA
- a CDS encoding DUF433 domain-containing protein codes for MSAPAGRSKTPWRNLGWKNSQCGVRRPDSFSQLTACNHRQALLPLKPSLQESKMSIPEVKVNHPYIMSHKDYCGGSPVIRGTRFPVRSVVNYVLYQGLSPEELVKEFSHLNLAQVYDALSYYYDHREAIDHDILESSEAPNDSAG; via the coding sequence ATGAGCGCACCGGCCGGCCGTTCAAAGACACCTTGGAGAAACTTGGGTTGGAAGAATTCGCAGTGTGGAGTCAGGAGGCCGGACAGCTTTAGTCAGTTAACGGCTTGCAATCACCGGCAAGCCCTTTTACCATTAAAGCCGTCTTTGCAGGAGAGTAAAATGAGCATACCAGAGGTAAAGGTCAACCACCCTTACATCATGTCACACAAGGACTACTGCGGCGGCAGCCCGGTCATTCGCGGTACACGCTTCCCCGTACGATCGGTGGTCAACTATGTTCTCTATCAAGGACTATCGCCCGAAGAACTGGTCAAAGAGTTTTCTCATCTGAATCTCGCCCAAGTTTACGATGCGCTGTCTTATTACTACGATCACAGAGAAGCCATCGACCACGATATTCTCGAAAGCTCCGAAGCACCGAACGATTCTGCCGGGTGA
- a CDS encoding 4Fe-4S dicluster domain-containing protein, whose translation MANKPTDTLIQEYGNLVPTGRLLDGKPRSILFDATKCIGCRHCVQACKDWNDHDRTSLYELSSTNWITMEPPVLEGLSPLWARNSCMHCDFAACAAVCPVEAITKYEEGPVVINKDVCIGCEYCIHACPWEVITKNEITGKASKCTMCSDRISEDKQPFCVQACPVDALDFGLTEEISAKAKQQAETVGGYTYGEKEAGGGSVVYVLKEGKENYGLRDIAAGRFPKHKIPLGLMLKDLFTPRCGIAGKMRALWLAVTHPKRLIYRYFS comes from the coding sequence ATGGCCAACAAACCGACCGACACTCTCATTCAAGAATACGGCAACCTGGTGCCCACAGGCCGGCTGCTCGACGGCAAGCCGCGCAGCATTTTATTCGACGCGACCAAGTGCATCGGCTGCCGCCACTGCGTGCAGGCGTGCAAAGACTGGAACGATCACGACCGCACTAGCTTGTATGAATTGTCCAGCACCAATTGGATCACCATGGAGCCGCCGGTGCTCGAAGGGTTGTCGCCGCTGTGGGCGAGAAACAGTTGCATGCACTGCGACTTCGCCGCCTGCGCCGCCGTGTGTCCGGTGGAAGCGATCACCAAATATGAAGAAGGTCCGGTGGTCATCAACAAAGATGTCTGCATCGGCTGCGAGTACTGCATTCACGCCTGCCCCTGGGAAGTCATCACCAAGAATGAAATCACCGGCAAAGCGAGCAAATGCACCATGTGCAGCGACCGCATCAGCGAAGACAAGCAGCCCTTCTGCGTCCAGGCCTGTCCGGTCGATGCTCTCGACTTTGGCCTGACCGAAGAGATATCGGCAAAAGCGAAGCAGCAAGCCGAAACGGTGGGCGGCTACACCTACGGCGAAAAAGAAGCCGGCGGCGGCAGCGTCGTCTATGTCTTGAAAGAAGGCAAAGAAAACTATGGCCTGCGCGACATCGCCGCGGGCAGATTTCCCAAGCACAAGATCCCGCTCGGCCTGATGTTGAAAGATCTATTCACGCCGCGCTGCGGCATCGCCGGCAAGATGCGCGCGCTCTGGCTCGCGGTCACGCATCCAAAGCGGCTTATCTACCGGTATTTCTCGTGA